One stretch of Armigeres subalbatus isolate Guangzhou_Male chromosome 2, GZ_Asu_2, whole genome shotgun sequence DNA includes these proteins:
- the LOC134215769 gene encoding oocyte zinc finger protein XlCOF19-like gives MIPQVESGSSCDKYSSREEGDELSTEDTQSTKFAPPTCHLCSQLFTSRQTLYVHVREQHSGDRRLHKCGVCQATFKRKGHLEDHMSSHTGECRYSCKHCEAKFTRPKTLMRHRKSCSKEHPLNTQPLKRQSPLTEGQFQCEFCPKSFKHRPSLNFHIKSHYELLPYGCELCDARFVNDKGLLIHRGKYHANVPNEGTPARKTSPAPMQPKTGVQCAYCPRRFKEQRYLTQHIKFIHTAKSDDVDDQEKGDSSMAEGCASEQDQDDDNMEAVTIKFEVEENDSNFEEIMY, from the coding sequence ATGATTCCGCAAGTGGAATCAGGTAGTAGTTGTGATAAATACTCCAGTAGAGAAGAGGGGGATGAATTATCCACAGAAGATACACAATCCACGAAGTTTGCTCCACCCACGTGTCATTTATGTAGCCAACTATTCACTTCACGACAGACATTATACGTTCATGTCAGAGAGCAGCATTCCGGCGATCGTCGACTACATAAGTGCGGAGTATGTCAGGCAACATTCAagcggaagggtcatttggaggATCATATGTCTTCCCATACTGGGGAGTGTAGATATTCTTGTAAGCACTGcgaagcaaaatttactagaCCAAAAACACTCATGCGTCATCGCAAATCCTGCAGCAAGGAACATCCTCTGAATACGCAACCATTGAAACGCCAATCACCGCTTACGGAGGGTCAGTTCCAGTGCGAATTTTGCCCAAAATCCTTCAAACACAGACCGTCGTTGAACTTCCACATCAAGAGCCACTACGAATTGTTGCCGTACGGGTGTGAATTGTGTGATGCGCGGTTTGTCAATGACAAGGGGCTGCTTATACACAGGGGAAAGTACCATGCGAATGTGCCAAATGAAGGAACACCCGCCAGAAAAACGTCACCTGCTCCAATGCAGCCAAAAACAGGTGTTCAATGCGCATATTGCCCTCGGCGCTTCAAGGAACAACGTTATTTAACACAGCATATTAAATTCATACACACCGCGAAAAGCGATGATGTAGATGATCAGGAAAAAGGCGATTCTTCAATGGCAGAGGGGTGTGCTTCGGAGCAAGACCAAGATGATGACAATATGGAAGCTGTAACGATTAAGTTTGAAGTTGAggaaaatgattcgaattttgaagaaatcatgtattaa
- the LOC134215775 gene encoding uncharacterized protein LOC134215775: MAKINYLVFLLLFGCPFLIRADDLLDSEEPPEGYYAFIESPSAVPPKVRSPPYTHINIDCKDATNPKPYVSANNLCGDLNKGKIPRNPMRQSVMGEPYPFELIRNQTLKFLSKTLPVLKADDTLPKVTQIMPDDTVEQYDDNGIGRRMGKGIRMTEERKDDEEPRAPRKFCDGGGVFCALYRAIQGEPFSSKLVAERREEIPSAYAPPPPRYEGPPTPCPAKVEYATPVFAKNYQGSWRYVVQIPYEGYFTQTVEVTRCLQARCHYLDGGCLSSPRWVSLLVAEIFYPNAEEFTTTTSTTTAPSIQDFQAYQQYLQKRAGLPTAVDSGSYENTSNHATRKSDQHCDGHDEIGCFQVRLYYDWFLIPGSCKCWRPDYFAKYVRKRPTPEL, translated from the exons CTATTATTCGGATGCCCGTTTCTCATTAGAGCTGACGATTTACTCGACTCGGAGGAACCACCTGAGGG CTACTATGCATTCATCGAGTCCCCATCAGCCGTTCCTCCGAAGGTTCGCTCCCCACCGTATACTCACATCAACATCGATTGCAAAGATGCGACTAACCCTAAGCCATACGTTTCGGCAAACAATCTCTGTGGAGATTTGAACAAGGGTAAAATCCCGCGCAATCCAATGCGTCAAAGCGTGATGGGAGAACCTTACCCTTT TGAGCTAATCAGAAACCAAACACTGAAGTTTTTGTCGAAAACTTTGCCTGTACTGAAGGCCGATGATACGCTCCCCAAGGTCACTCAGATAATGCCGGACGATACTGTTGAGCAGTATGATGATAATGG AATTGGTCGCCGGATGGGAAAAGGCATTCGCATGACCGAAGAACGCAAGGATGACGAAGAACCACGGGCGCCAAGGAAGTTCTGCGATGGTGGTGGCGTATTTTGTGCTCTGTATCGTGCCATCCAGGGCGAACCTTTCAGTAGCAAACTGGTCGCCGAGCGACGTGAAGAAATTCCAAGTGCTTACGCTCCACCACCACCTCGATACGAAGGACCCCCCACACCCTGTCCTGCCAAGGTGGAATATGCCACACCGGTCTTCGCTAAGAACTACCAAGGTTCGTGGCGGTACGTCGTCCAAATTCCGTACGAAGGTTACTTCACGCAAACGGTTGAGGTGACCCGCTGTCTACAAGCTCGATGCCATTATCTCGATGGAGGTTGCTTGTCTTCTCCCCGTTGGGTGAGCTTGCTTGTTGCTGAAATTTTCTACCCGAATGCTGAAGAGTTCACAACAACGACATCCACGACCACTGCACCGTCGATTCAGGACTTCCAGGCATACCAGCAGTATCTGCAGAAACGGGCGGGACTTCCCACCGCCGTTGACAGTGGCTCGTATGAAAATACTAGCAATCATGCAACTCGCAAGAGCGATCAGCATTGTGACGGTCACGATGAAATCGGGTGCTTCCAAGTTCGTTTGTACTACGATTGGTTCCTGATACCGGGCTCTTGCAAGTGCTGGAGACCAGATTACTTCGCCAAGTATGTCCGAAAACGACCAACGCCTGAACTGTAG
- the LOC134215774 gene encoding zinc finger protein 736-like encodes MDDISQDDAISSQSNAHPIHCPVCLESFTCEKLLYKHKMTHSSDFRTYEIERKNRKFKVHIRIYTCDICEKEFRNLTNYEKHRKVRHTKEGYICPQCSKIFKDIKYMKIHMRTHSGERPYQCEQCSKTFSRSIILRQHMLTHQKVGSHKCEFCAKSYKRIEDLHRHYEVH; translated from the exons ATGGATGATATATCCCAAGACGACGCAATATCATCACAGAGCAATGCGCATCCAATTCATTGCCCCGTTTGTCTGGAATCCTTCACCTGTGAGAAGTTACTTTATAAACACAAGATGACACATTCCTCCGATTTTCGAACATATGAAATCGaacggaaaaaccgaaaattcaaAGTACACATACGAATCTACACGTGTGATATATGTGAGAAAGAGTTCAGAAACTTGACCAATTACGAAAAGCACAGAAAGGTTCGACACACCAAAGAGGGATATATTTGCCCGCAGTGTAGTAAAATATTTAAG GATatcaaatatatgaaaattcaTATGCGCACGCATTCCGGCGAGAGGCCTTACCAGTGCGAACAGTGTTCCAAAACATTCTCTCGATCGATTATACTACGGCAGCACATGTTGACGCACCAAAAAGTAGGAAGCCATAAATGTGAATTCTGTGCCAAATCATACAAACGAATCGAGGACCTGCATCGGCACTATGAAGTGCATTGA
- the LOC134215773 gene encoding zinc finger protein 678-like codes for MEPIEYSIVENIPVTPLVFPNNTSEQGKLPYEVDIKEVIRNNIVFKVHSLVYTCNDCDRKFNNTGNFERHVQTHRNRQQVYPCDECSMRFTSYSKYVLHRKNHNNLTCASCQEVFKTATHLSVHRRKFHKQDRPFECEQCKKAFQTIWNLKQHERSHQAASHRCDFCSKAYKRKEDLLKHYESH; via the coding sequence ATGGAACCTATAGAATACTCAATCGTTGAAAACATACCGGTAACTCCGTTGGTATTTCCCAACAACACCAGTGAGCAAGGCAAGCTCCCATACGAAGTGGACATCAAAGAAGTCATTAGGAATAACATCGTATTCAAAGTGCACTCGCTGGTTTACACGTGTAATGATTGTGATCGTAAATTCAACAACACCGGTAATTTCGAGCGCCACGTGCAAACTCATCGAAACCGCCAACAAGTGTATCCTTGCGATGAATGCAGCATGCGTTTCACATCTTACAGCAAATATGTACTGCAcagaaaaaatcacaacaaccTAACGTGCGCGAGTTGTCAGGAGGTGTTCAAAACTGCTACGCATCTTTCAGTGCATAGGAGAAAATTCCACAAACAGGACCGCCCGTTCGAATGTGAACAGTGCAAAAAGGCATTCCAAACTATTTGGAATTTGAAGCAACACGAACGATCACACCAGGCGGCTTCCCACCGTTGTGATTTTTGCTCGAAGGCTTACAAGCGGAAGGAAGATCTACTGAAGCATTATGAATCGCATTGA
- the LOC134215772 gene encoding zinc finger protein 699-like, whose product MVFCSLSVVLKFIYKFRKHSFGSTKMGTEIKSVPSDDPNNYCRLCFADRNLVTLHRSNESPRQYLLNEIFICTGIEIEASETRPCSICWRCAVAVEDFQLFRKRCLANDAIVRSKYSRTTVRQNKDEWFVSIPASERPLDSNDGESEIKSESESMIPQVESGSSCDKYSSREEGDELSTEDTQSTKFAPPTCHLCSQLFTSRQTLYVHVREQHSGDRRLHKCGVCQATFKRKGHLEDHMSSHTGECRYSCKHCEAKFTRPKTLMRHRKSCSKEHPLNTQPLKRQSPLTEGQFQCEFCPKSFKHRPSLNFHIKSHYELLPYGCELCDARFVNDKGLLIHRGKYHANVPNEGTPARKTSPAPMQPKTGVQCAYCPRRFKEQRYLTQHIKFIHTARGDDVDDQEKGDSAMAEGYASEQDQDDDNMEAVTIKFEVEENDSNFEEIMY is encoded by the exons ATGGTGTTTTGTAGTTTGTCAGTGgtattaaaatttatttacaaatttcGTAAACACAGTTTTGGTTCTACAAAAATGGGTACAGAAATCAAATcagt TCCAAGCGATGATCCGAATAACTACTGTCGGCTATGCTTCGCCGATCGCAATTTGGTGACACTGCATAGATCCAACGAATCACCTCGGCAATATCTGTTGAATGAAATATTTATCTGTACCGGCATTGAGATCGAAGCGTCCGAGACTCGACCGTGCTCCATTTGTTGGAGATGCGCCGTGGCGGTTGAAGATTTTCAATTGTTTCGCAAAAGGTGTTTGGCGAACGATGCCATAGTTCGTAGCAAGTACTCAAGGACGACCGTTCGTCAGAATAAGGATGAGTGGTTCGTATCAATACCAGCATCGGAACGTCCGCTTGATTCGAATGATGGTGAAAGCGAAATCAAGTCTGAGTCAGAATCGATGATTCCGCAAGTGGAATCAGGTAGTAGTTGTGATAAATACTCCAGTAGAGAAGAGGGGGATGAATTATCCACAGAAGATACACAATCCACGAAGTTTGCTCCACCCACGTGTCATTTATGTAGCCAACTATTCACTTCACGACAGACATTATACGTTCATGTCAGAGAGCAGCATTCCGGCGATCGTCGACTACATAAGTGCGGAGTATGTCAGGCAACATTCAagcggaagggtcatttggaggATCATATGTCTTCCCATACTGGGGAGTGTAGATATTCTTGTAAGCACTGcgaagcaaaatttactagaCCAAAAACACTCATGCGTCATCGCAAATCCTGCAGCAAGGAACATCCTCTGAATACGCAACCATTGAAACGCCAATCACCGCTTACGGAAGGTCAGTTCCAGTGCGAATTTTGCCCAAAATCATTCAAACACAGACCGTCGTTGAACTTCCACATCAAGAGCCACTACGAATTGTTGCCGTACGGGTGTGAATTGTGTGATGCGCGGTTTGTCAATGACAAGGGGCTGCTTATACACAGGGGAAAGTACCATGCGAATGTGCCAAATGAAGGAACACCCGCCAGAAAAACGTCACCTGCTCCAATGCAGCCAAAAACAGGTGTTCAATGCGCATATTGCCCTCGGCGCTTCAAGGAACAACGTTATTTAACACAGCATATTAAATTCATACACACCGCGAGAGGCGATGATGTAGATGATCAGGAAAAAGGCGATTCTGCAATGGCAGAGGGGTATGCTTCGGAGCAAGACCAAGATGATGACAATATGGAAGCTGTAACGATTAAGTTTGAAGTTGAggaaaatgattcgaattttgaagaaatcatgtattaa
- the LOC134215771 gene encoding zinc finger and SCAN domain-containing protein 26-like yields the protein MSVATKSVPSDNPNDYCRLCFSSRNLVALFQYDEELRQALLDEVLKLTGIKIEVSENQPCSICWRCAVAVEDFQTFRKKCLENDAIIQRNDLTTSVRHGQDEWVISIPVSEVPPEVNEEDNEDKELVEPLEPKGKRRASKRNYGKFSSKKMDELNTGESQTANSTTCHLCKHEFVSRPSLYAHFKEQHSERGRPHKCNVCQATFKRKSHLVDHVASHSGEAKYDCHDCGTTYSKAKSLIRHRRSCHHEPLASTKKVNRQTASTEGQFQCMYCPKSFKHRSSMNFHIKTHNELLPFVCVLCEARFANKKGMLVHRGKYHPSPLDAFKEVSPSSLEPKKNVQCKICSRSFEKNNYLTQHMKFMHPNECGDLIEQENDDLPEGEENASDEVEAAAVKVEVEDDHSAS from the exons ATGAGTGTTGCTACAAAATCTGT TCCAAGTGATAACCCTAATGACTACTGCCGGTTATGTTTCTCAAGTCGAAACTTGGTTGCTCTTTTTCAATATGATGAAGAACTTCGTCAAGCTTTGTTAGATGAAGTTTTAAAACTCACCGGTATTAAAATCGAGGTCAGCGAAAATCAACCATGTTCTATTTGCTGGAGATGTGCCGTGGCAGTGGAAGATTTCCAGACGTTCCGGAAAAAGTGTTTGGAAAACGATGCCATTATCCAACGCAACGACTTGACCACATCTGTCCGGCATGGTCAGGATGAGTGGGTCATATCTATACCAGTCTCAGAGGTACCACCAGAAGTGAACGAAGAAGATAATGAAGATAAAGAGCTGGTGGAACCGTTGGAGCCAAAAGGCAAAAGACGTGCCAGTAAACGTAACTACGGAAAATTTTCCAGCAAAAAGATGGACGAACTAAATACGGGTGAATCACAAACCGCGAATTCTACCACATGTCATTTGTGCAAGCACGAATTTGTCTCACGTCCATCGTTGTATGCGCACTTCAAGGAGCAACATTCGGAACGAGGCAGACCTCATAAATGTAATGTGTGCCAAGCGACCTTCAAGCGAAAAAGTCATTTAGTGGATCATGTCGCATCGCACAGTGGTGAAGCCAAATATGATTGCCATGATTGTGGAACGACGTATTCAAAAGCAAAATCACTCATACGTCATCGCAGATCATGCCACCATGAACCTTTAGCGAGCACTAAGAAGGTAAACCGCCAGACAGCTTCCACAGAGGGTCAGTTCCAGTGCATGTATTGTCCGAAATCGTTCAAACACCGATCGTCGATGAATTTCCACATCAAGACCCACAATGAATTGCTTCCCTTCGTGTGCGTATTGTGCGAGGCTCGTTTCGCCAACAAGAAAGGAATGTTAGTACATAGAGGCAAGTACCACCCGAGTCCACTTGATGCCTTCAAGGAAGTTTCACCGTCCTCCTTGGAACCGAAGAAAAATGTGCAGTGTAAGATATGTAGTCGgagctttgaaaaaaataattacttgaCACAGCACATGAAGTTTATGCATCCAAACGAGTGTGGCGATCTGATCGAACAGGAAAATGACGATTTGCCGGAAGGGGAGGAAAATGCTAGTGATGAGGTGGAAGCCGCTGCAGTGAAGGTCGAAGTAGAGGATGACCATTCGGCGTCATAA